A single genomic interval of Musa acuminata AAA Group cultivar baxijiao chromosome BXJ3-4, Cavendish_Baxijiao_AAA, whole genome shotgun sequence harbors:
- the LOC103991107 gene encoding phytosulfokine receptor 1-like translates to MRRGGDEFVCVLMQRLVLLCFFILFRAELTNSQNQSCNSGDLNALRGFYRGLKSEAIGWSIDASSSDCCSWDGVSCGDSFDSGRRVIGLDLQNKSLKGSLSDSLAELDHLSWLNLSSNVLHGTVPSGLFNLSRLKRLDLSVNKISGSIPADLHLPSIEFFNVSYNAFGGAHPNLAGLTKMVVFDISFNEFSGTIDTTICNSSAGIQVLRFSMNFFSGEFPLGFGNCASLEELSIDINAVSGTLPEDLFELPFLRRLHLQENQLSGSLSSRIGNLSNLELLDLSFNWFSGRIPNIFSRLRKLEYFSLQSNSFSGHLPYSLSNLSPLRTLNLKNNSLIGEITLNCTAMNHLGSLDLGSNLFAGSVPSDLSDCVELKTLNLARNNLVGEIPVSFKKLTSLSYLSLSNNSLSNISSALTILQEIQSLTGLVLTRNFQDSERIPMDGIRGFPNIQLLAIANCGLSGSIPPWLSGFTKLNVLDLSWNHLEGIIPAWIGHLDHLFYLDLSNNSLGGEIPDSLAQMKGLISGSASQPGPPTEDFPFFVRKNISGKGLQYNQVSSFPPSLILCQNRLFGPILPGFGNLKRLLAFDLSRNRLSGTIPEELSGMASLETLDLSRNDLTGSIPSSLNKLNFLSSFRVAYNNLSGPIPVGGQFSTFSSSDFEGNPGLCGFHLNPCDAGGHGVSARSVSRRRRNRGVIIGLASGIGLGTSFLVAFAYFLVSRTRHGRQEDSLRVAADSNGDPEAAGSRLVLLFRNMNSSELTIGDILKSTNHFDQSNIIGCGGFGLVYKATLPDERKVAIKRLSGDYFQMEREFQAEIETLSRAQHRNLVLLQGYCKIGSDRLLIYSYMQNGSLDFWLHEKPDGGSILDWEKRLRIAQGAARGLAYLHQSCDPHILHRDIKSSNILLDDNFEAHLADFGLARLILPSDTHVTTDLVGTLGYIPPEYGQSSVATFKGDVYSFGVVLLELLTGKRPVDMCKPKGERELISWVLQMKKEKREAEVFDPHVFDRMLSLQLMKVLQIAGLCLSDSPRSRPPSKQLVSWLDNIGTD, encoded by the coding sequence ATGAGGAGGGGAGGAGACGAGTTTGTCTGTGTTTTGATGCAAAGATTAGTGCTTTTGTGCTTCTTCATCTTATTCCGAGCTGAGCTCACCAATTCCCAGAACCAGAGCTGCAACTCCGGCGACCTGAATGCCCTGCGGGGCTTCTACAGGGGTCTGAAATCAGAGGCGATAGGTTGGAGCATCGATGCCTCTTCTTCCGATTGCTGCAGCTGGGACGGCGTTTCTTGCGGGGATTCCTTCGACTCGGGACGGAGGGTGATTGGGTTGGATCTCCAGAACAAGAGCCTGAAGGGATCCCTGTCTGATTCCTTGGCAGAGTTGGATCACCTCTCATGGCTTAACCTCTCTTCTAATGTTCTTCATGGCACTGTTCCATCAGGGCTGTTTAACCTCAGCCGATTGAAGCGCCTTGATCTCAGCGTGAACAAGATTTCCGGATCGATTCCGGCGGACTTGCACCTTCCCTCGATCGAGTTCTTCAACGTCTCTTACAATGCTTTCGGTGGCGCTCATCCGAATCTTGCTGGGTTGACGAAGATGGTGGTGTTCGATATCAGCTTCAATGAGTTCTCTGGCACCATTGACACTACCATCTGCAATTCTTCAGCTGGAATCCAAGTCCTTCGGTTCTCCATGAACTTTTTCTCTGGTGAATTTCCTCTCGGCTTCGGTAACTGTGCTTCCCTTGAAGAGCTCTCCATTGATATCAATGCTGTGTCTGGGACTTTGCCGGAAGATTTGTTCGAGCTGCCATTTTTGAGGAGGTTACACTTACAGGAGAACCAGCTCTCTGGTTCACTGAGCTCGAGAATAGGTAATCTCTCTAACCTTGAGCTACTGGACCTCTCGTTCAATTGGTTCTCAGGAAGGATCCCCAACATCTTCAGTAGATTGAGAAAGCTCGAGTATTTCTCTCTTCAGTCAAACAGTTTCAGTGGTCATCTTCCTTACTCCCTGTCGAACTTGTCGCCACTTAGAACGCTCAACCTGAAGAACAATTCGCTGATCGGTGAGATCACTCTGAATTGCACGGCCATGAATCATCTCGGCTCACTCGATCTCGGCTCGAATCTGTTCGCCGGCTCTGTTCCTTCTGATCTTTCTGATTGTGTGGAGCTAAAGACTTTGAATCTCGCCAGGAACAATCTCGTCGGCGAAATTCCAGTCAGCTTCAAGAAGCTCACTTCGCTATCCTACCTCTCACTCTCCAACAACAGCTTGTCCAACATATCTTCCGCATTGACGATCCTGCAGGAAATCCAAAGCCTCACCGGTTTGGTACTCACCAGGAACTTCCAGGACAGCGAGAGGATTCCCATGGATGGGATTCGGGGGTTTCCCAACATCCAGCTTCTTGCTATCGCAAACTGCGGCCTTTCCGGATCGATACCACCATGGTTGTCTGGTTTCACCAAGCTCAATGTGCTGGACTTGTCATGGAATCATTTGGAAGGGATCATTCCTGCATGGATAGGACATCTTGATCATCTTTTCTATCTGGACCTGTCGAACAATTCGCTGGGTGGAGAGATTCCCGATAGCTTGGCGCAGATGAAGGGCCTGATCTCTGGCAGCGCCTCGCAGCCTGGACCTCCAACAGAGGACTTCCCTTTCTTCGTCAGGAAGAACATTAGCGGGAAGGGATTGCAGTACAATCAAGTCAGCAGCTTCCCACCATCTTTGATCCTGTGTCAGAACAGGCTTTTTGGGCCAATCTTGCCCGGGTTCGGGAACCTCAAAAGGCTACTTGCTTTCGATCTCAGTAGGAACAGGCTATCAGGGACGATTCCGGAGGAGTTGTCGGGGATGGCGAGCTTGGAGACTCTGGATTTGTCGCGCAATGATCTCACCGGAAGCATTCCTTCCTCGCTCAACAAGCTCAACTTTCTGTCAAGTTTCAGGGTGGCCTACAATAATTTGTCCGGCCCGATCCCTGTCGGAGGGCAGTTCTCGACCTTCTCGAGCTCTGATTTCGAGGGGAATCCCGGTCTCTGTGGCTTTCACTTGAATCCATGTGATGCGGGAGGACATGGAGTTTCTGCACGGAGTGTTAGCCGAAGGCGAAGGAACAGAGGTGTGATCATAGGACTGGCCTCCGGCATTGGACTCGGCACGTCGTTCCTTGTCGCTTTCGCTTACTTTCTCGTGTCGAGGACTCGCCATGGTCGACAGGAAGACAGCTTGAGGGTGGCGGCGGATTCGAACGGGGATCCGGAAGCGGCGGGGTCGAGATTGGTGCTTCTGTTTCGGAACATGAACAGCAGTGAGCTAACCATCGGCGACATCTTGAAATCCACCAACCACTTCGACCAATCCAATATCATCGGGTGTGGAGGTTTCGGCCTGGTGTACAAGGCAACTCTACCAGATGAGAGAAAGGTGGCGATCAAGCGGCTTTCCGGCGACTACTTCCAGATGGAGAGGGAGTTCCAGGCCGAGATAGAAACGCTCTCCCGAGCTCAGCACAGAAACCTTGTGCTGCTTCAAGGATACTGCAAGATCGGCAGCGACAGGCTTCTGATCTACTCCTACATGCAAAATGGGAGCTTGGATTTCTGGCTGCATGAGAAACCCGACGGGGGATCGATACTGGACTGGGAGAAGAGGCTTCGGATAGCTCAAGGAGCAGCAAGGGGATTGGCATACCTGCACCAATCATGCGACCCGCACATACTCCACCGCGACATCAAGTCCAGCAACATCCTGCTCGACGACAACTTCGAAGCTCATCTGGCTGATTTCGGGCTTGCGAGGCTCATCTTGCCCTCCGACACCCATGTCACGACCGACTTGGTTGGGACACTAGGCTACATTCCTCCCGAGTACGGCCAGTCCTCGGTCGCTACTTTCAAGGGCGATGTCTACAGCTTTGGGGTTGTTCTGCTGGAGCTGCTCACCGGGAAGAGGCCAGTGGATATGTGCAAACCAAAGGGAGAGAGGGAGCTGATCTCGTGGGTGCTTCagatgaagaaggagaagagggaggcCGAGGTTTTTGACCCACACGTATTCGATAGAATGCTTAGCCTGCAGCTGATGAAGGTGCTTCAGATTGCTGGTCTTTGCCTGAGCGACTCTCCTAGGTCCAGACCGCCGTCGAAACAGCTAGTTTCATGGCTCGATAACATCGGCACAGATTGA
- the LOC135637117 gene encoding uncharacterized protein LOC135637117 isoform X1: MDYERIHKPLSPRSGGFSPKKLRAMLLGVEKRRKEEEELESKTSLRSEPSEFDDGRASAADSCKDVECSTSSEMASGHRSRDHAMGFPRVKSQEEHSFEAENVSSGFEFQKAERTPPHRLTAAAAFVPPFSKPAPSKWDDAQKWIASPTSNRGGSKAGGGQARRGGLAGYVSRQAAAKVVLNVVEEADTKRVDGSQAKKEISGIKSVNWVGEPHLRLDLGVKPTVVVENPVVDSAVNLSWHDSSTSIQSATAFVTPAPTVRSVSMRDMGTEMTPIASQEPSCTGTPAGATSPLYSPTSSRPATPQRRAPVSTQTDSVDCHDDLNDKEMSEKELQRKTRREIMVLGQKLGKTNIAAWASKEEEDTDASISTVTVLKDQPYKSVVEVRAAAWEEAEKTKYLARFKREEIKIQAWENHQKATIEAEMRKIEVEVERMRACAHEKLMNQLAAVRHKAEDKRAAAEVTRNQQASKTAQQAEYIRRTGRIPSSFSCWSWCS, from the exons ATGGACTACGAACGCATCCACAAGCCTTTGTCTCCTCGG AGCGGTGGATTCTCCCCTAAGAAGTTGCGGGCGATGCTGCTTGGagtggagaagaggaggaaggaagaggaggagctcGAATCGAAGACTTCTTTGAGATCCGAACCCTCTGAGTTCGATGACGGGA GGGCCAGTGCGGCGGATAGCTGCAAGGATGTAGAGTGCTCCACCTCGTCGGAGATGGCGAGCGGCCACAGATCGAGAGATCACGCGATGGGGTTTCCGAGGGTTAAGTCACAAGAAGAGCACTCTTTCGAAGCGGAGAATGTGTCGTCTGGCTTCGAGTTCCAGAAGGCGGAGCGAACGCCGCCGCACCGGTTGACGGCTGCAGCAGCGTTCGTGCCGCCGTTCTCGAAGCCGGCACCGTCGAAATGGGACGATGCACAGAAGTGGATTGCGAGCCCCACCTCGAACCGAGGTGGGAGTAAGGCCGGTGGAGGGCAGGCGAGGAGGGGAGGTTTGGCGGGATACGTCAGCCGACAGGCTGCGGCGAAGGTTGTTTTGAATGTCGTAGAGGAAGCAGACACTAAGAGGGTGGACGGGAGCCAAGCGAAGAAGGAAATCAGTGGGATTAAGAGCGTGAATTGGGTTGGAGAGCCTCATCTTCGTTTGGATTTAGGGGTGAAGCCTACGGTTGTGGTGGAGAATCCTGTGGTTGATTCTGCTG TGAATCTTAGTTGGCATGATTCATCCACATCTATTCAGAGTGCAACTGCATTTGTGACACCCGCACCAACTGTTAGGTCTGTATCCATGAGAGATATGGGCACAGAAATGACTCCTATTGCAAGTCAGGAGCCTTCTTGTACAGGAACTCCCGCGGGAGCAACTTCACCACTTTACAGCCCAACTTCTTCCCGGCCAGCAACTCCACAAAGAAGAGCTCCAGTTTCAACCCAGACTGACTCAGTTGACTGCCATGACGATTTGAACGATAAGGAGATGTCCGAAAAGGAGCTACAAAGGAAAACTAGGAGGGAAATAATGGTGCTAGGCCAAAAATTGGGCAAGACAAACATAGCTGCATGGGCcagcaaggaagaagaagatactgATGCATCAATTTCAACTGTGACTGTGTTGAAGGATCAGCCATACAAAAGTGTCGTCGAAGTGCGTGCAGCAGCCTGGGAAGAAGCAGAAAAGACCAAGTATCTTGCTAG GTTTAAACGAGAAGAGATCAAGATCCAAGCATGGGAAAATCATCAAAAAGCTACGATTGAAGCTGAAATGAGGAAGATTGAG GTAGAGGTGGAAAGAATGAGGGCCTGTGCACATGAGAAGTTAATGAACCAGCTAGCAGCTGTAAGACACAAGGCTGAAGATAAACGTGCTGCGGCCGAAGTCACAAGGAATCAGCAAGCTTCCAAAACTGCTCAGCAAGCAGAGTATATCAGAAGAACAGGTCGAATTCCTTCTTCATTTTCCTGCTGGAGTTGGTGCTCCTAG
- the LOC135637117 gene encoding uncharacterized protein LOC135637117 isoform X2: MESTSGGFSPKKLRAMLLGVEKRRKEEEELESKTSLRSEPSEFDDGRASAADSCKDVECSTSSEMASGHRSRDHAMGFPRVKSQEEHSFEAENVSSGFEFQKAERTPPHRLTAAAAFVPPFSKPAPSKWDDAQKWIASPTSNRGGSKAGGGQARRGGLAGYVSRQAAAKVVLNVVEEADTKRVDGSQAKKEISGIKSVNWVGEPHLRLDLGVKPTVVVENPVVDSAVNLSWHDSSTSIQSATAFVTPAPTVRSVSMRDMGTEMTPIASQEPSCTGTPAGATSPLYSPTSSRPATPQRRAPVSTQTDSVDCHDDLNDKEMSEKELQRKTRREIMVLGQKLGKTNIAAWASKEEEDTDASISTVTVLKDQPYKSVVEVRAAAWEEAEKTKYLARFKREEIKIQAWENHQKATIEAEMRKIEVEVERMRACAHEKLMNQLAAVRHKAEDKRAAAEVTRNQQASKTAQQAEYIRRTGRIPSSFSCWSWCS, encoded by the exons ATGGAGTCTACC AGCGGTGGATTCTCCCCTAAGAAGTTGCGGGCGATGCTGCTTGGagtggagaagaggaggaaggaagaggaggagctcGAATCGAAGACTTCTTTGAGATCCGAACCCTCTGAGTTCGATGACGGGA GGGCCAGTGCGGCGGATAGCTGCAAGGATGTAGAGTGCTCCACCTCGTCGGAGATGGCGAGCGGCCACAGATCGAGAGATCACGCGATGGGGTTTCCGAGGGTTAAGTCACAAGAAGAGCACTCTTTCGAAGCGGAGAATGTGTCGTCTGGCTTCGAGTTCCAGAAGGCGGAGCGAACGCCGCCGCACCGGTTGACGGCTGCAGCAGCGTTCGTGCCGCCGTTCTCGAAGCCGGCACCGTCGAAATGGGACGATGCACAGAAGTGGATTGCGAGCCCCACCTCGAACCGAGGTGGGAGTAAGGCCGGTGGAGGGCAGGCGAGGAGGGGAGGTTTGGCGGGATACGTCAGCCGACAGGCTGCGGCGAAGGTTGTTTTGAATGTCGTAGAGGAAGCAGACACTAAGAGGGTGGACGGGAGCCAAGCGAAGAAGGAAATCAGTGGGATTAAGAGCGTGAATTGGGTTGGAGAGCCTCATCTTCGTTTGGATTTAGGGGTGAAGCCTACGGTTGTGGTGGAGAATCCTGTGGTTGATTCTGCTG TGAATCTTAGTTGGCATGATTCATCCACATCTATTCAGAGTGCAACTGCATTTGTGACACCCGCACCAACTGTTAGGTCTGTATCCATGAGAGATATGGGCACAGAAATGACTCCTATTGCAAGTCAGGAGCCTTCTTGTACAGGAACTCCCGCGGGAGCAACTTCACCACTTTACAGCCCAACTTCTTCCCGGCCAGCAACTCCACAAAGAAGAGCTCCAGTTTCAACCCAGACTGACTCAGTTGACTGCCATGACGATTTGAACGATAAGGAGATGTCCGAAAAGGAGCTACAAAGGAAAACTAGGAGGGAAATAATGGTGCTAGGCCAAAAATTGGGCAAGACAAACATAGCTGCATGGGCcagcaaggaagaagaagatactgATGCATCAATTTCAACTGTGACTGTGTTGAAGGATCAGCCATACAAAAGTGTCGTCGAAGTGCGTGCAGCAGCCTGGGAAGAAGCAGAAAAGACCAAGTATCTTGCTAG GTTTAAACGAGAAGAGATCAAGATCCAAGCATGGGAAAATCATCAAAAAGCTACGATTGAAGCTGAAATGAGGAAGATTGAG GTAGAGGTGGAAAGAATGAGGGCCTGTGCACATGAGAAGTTAATGAACCAGCTAGCAGCTGTAAGACACAAGGCTGAAGATAAACGTGCTGCGGCCGAAGTCACAAGGAATCAGCAAGCTTCCAAAACTGCTCAGCAAGCAGAGTATATCAGAAGAACAGGTCGAATTCCTTCTTCATTTTCCTGCTGGAGTTGGTGCTCCTAG
- the LOC135637117 gene encoding uncharacterized protein LOC135637117 isoform X3, giving the protein MASGHRSRDHAMGFPRVKSQEEHSFEAENVSSGFEFQKAERTPPHRLTAAAAFVPPFSKPAPSKWDDAQKWIASPTSNRGGSKAGGGQARRGGLAGYVSRQAAAKVVLNVVEEADTKRVDGSQAKKEISGIKSVNWVGEPHLRLDLGVKPTVVVENPVVDSAVNLSWHDSSTSIQSATAFVTPAPTVRSVSMRDMGTEMTPIASQEPSCTGTPAGATSPLYSPTSSRPATPQRRAPVSTQTDSVDCHDDLNDKEMSEKELQRKTRREIMVLGQKLGKTNIAAWASKEEEDTDASISTVTVLKDQPYKSVVEVRAAAWEEAEKTKYLARFKREEIKIQAWENHQKATIEAEMRKIEVEVERMRACAHEKLMNQLAAVRHKAEDKRAAAEVTRNQQASKTAQQAEYIRRTGRIPSSFSCWSWCS; this is encoded by the exons ATGGCGAGCGGCCACAGATCGAGAGATCACGCGATGGGGTTTCCGAGGGTTAAGTCACAAGAAGAGCACTCTTTCGAAGCGGAGAATGTGTCGTCTGGCTTCGAGTTCCAGAAGGCGGAGCGAACGCCGCCGCACCGGTTGACGGCTGCAGCAGCGTTCGTGCCGCCGTTCTCGAAGCCGGCACCGTCGAAATGGGACGATGCACAGAAGTGGATTGCGAGCCCCACCTCGAACCGAGGTGGGAGTAAGGCCGGTGGAGGGCAGGCGAGGAGGGGAGGTTTGGCGGGATACGTCAGCCGACAGGCTGCGGCGAAGGTTGTTTTGAATGTCGTAGAGGAAGCAGACACTAAGAGGGTGGACGGGAGCCAAGCGAAGAAGGAAATCAGTGGGATTAAGAGCGTGAATTGGGTTGGAGAGCCTCATCTTCGTTTGGATTTAGGGGTGAAGCCTACGGTTGTGGTGGAGAATCCTGTGGTTGATTCTGCTG TGAATCTTAGTTGGCATGATTCATCCACATCTATTCAGAGTGCAACTGCATTTGTGACACCCGCACCAACTGTTAGGTCTGTATCCATGAGAGATATGGGCACAGAAATGACTCCTATTGCAAGTCAGGAGCCTTCTTGTACAGGAACTCCCGCGGGAGCAACTTCACCACTTTACAGCCCAACTTCTTCCCGGCCAGCAACTCCACAAAGAAGAGCTCCAGTTTCAACCCAGACTGACTCAGTTGACTGCCATGACGATTTGAACGATAAGGAGATGTCCGAAAAGGAGCTACAAAGGAAAACTAGGAGGGAAATAATGGTGCTAGGCCAAAAATTGGGCAAGACAAACATAGCTGCATGGGCcagcaaggaagaagaagatactgATGCATCAATTTCAACTGTGACTGTGTTGAAGGATCAGCCATACAAAAGTGTCGTCGAAGTGCGTGCAGCAGCCTGGGAAGAAGCAGAAAAGACCAAGTATCTTGCTAG GTTTAAACGAGAAGAGATCAAGATCCAAGCATGGGAAAATCATCAAAAAGCTACGATTGAAGCTGAAATGAGGAAGATTGAG GTAGAGGTGGAAAGAATGAGGGCCTGTGCACATGAGAAGTTAATGAACCAGCTAGCAGCTGTAAGACACAAGGCTGAAGATAAACGTGCTGCGGCCGAAGTCACAAGGAATCAGCAAGCTTCCAAAACTGCTCAGCAAGCAGAGTATATCAGAAGAACAGGTCGAATTCCTTCTTCATTTTCCTGCTGGAGTTGGTGCTCCTAG
- the LOC135636412 gene encoding zinc finger CCCH domain-containing protein 32-like, with protein MAVLAEPSSSTAVQVADRPPPNNINRNTTPCYFFMKGKCLKGDECPFRHGVGTPLDLHKDQQSTPSVSAVKAGQCRFQSMEEALEYFKKDKELKGESSHDRIEDSDFFRDVDECAAAWLQRGRTLDFPDQCNDPQSDHQREKDQHTENRESEMYGSLHGREQQKTSFEWTLDRSMLEKGKLREESYDELADEPVPRSETDQHRGLHGRDEKLLEGPSMRTKSKPREESNDELDPCDLRHQLPRVRRPKDSGRVSDPDDRGSHRYVHDDSSHAQHSQWDRQSLGRGRSKSIISLPTKSSPDRPTGWPSAIDTDRERKRRRLSPAMLMNDQESCARLDADSSSGAKRTSGGRTAGKDVAYPSDFPGPKSLAELRGAKASQTSYDEKRLSSSETADHQEYGSSLSFEGPLPLSVILQRKREAAPDKSAISSNGEGDNQGGADDHVWDPAEDGGNVPEASKGTTVDEEEEVGRIAKELLDGEDEVVNYEEAAEGKDNEYEVDEDDFAKMVGDLLV; from the coding sequence ATGGCAGTGCTTGCTGAACCTTCATCGTCAACAGCAGTTCAAGTTGCAGATCGTCCACCTCCTAATAATATTAACAGGAATACTACTCCCTGCTATTTTTTCATGAAGGGGAAATGCTTAAAAGGTGATGAATGTCCTTTCAGACATGGAGTTGGTACTCCATTAGACCTTCACAAGGACCAGCAAAGCACTCCTAGTGTAAGTGCTGTCAAAGCTGGCCAGTGTCGGTTTCAGTCCATGGAGGAGGCCCTTGAGTATTTTAAGAAGGATAAAGAGCTCAAGGGTGAGTCTTCTCATGATCGTATAGAGGATTCTGATTTCTTCCGAGATGTAGACGAGTGTGCTGCGGCATGGCTTCAACGTGGAAGGACTTTGGATTTTCCAGATCAATGTAATGACCCCCAGTCAGATCATCAACGGGAGAAAGATCAGCACACTGAGAACAGGGAGTCTGAAATGTACGGGAGCTTACACGGGCGGGAACAGCAAAAGACCTCCTTCGAGTGGACTTTGGACAGATCAATGCTCGAGAAAGGAAAATTGAGGGAGGAGAGCTATGATGAGTTAGCTGATGAACCAGTTCCAAGATCGGAGACAGATCAGCACAGGGGCTTGCACGGACGGGATGAGAAGCTTTTGGAGGGACCATCAATGCGGACGAAAAGCAAGCCGAGGGAGGAGAGCAATGATGAGTTGGATCCCTGTGATCTCCGCCATCAGTTACCGAGAGTAAGAAGACCAAAAGATTCCGGACGGGTTAGCGATCCTGATGATCGTGGCAGTCAtcgatatgttcatgatgatagtTCTCATGCTCAGCATTCACAGTGGGATCGCCAGTCTCTCGGAAGGGGAAGATCCAAAAGTATAATATCTCTGCCTACCAAATCTTCACCAGATCGACCTACTGGCTGGCCGTCTGCGATAGACACAGAcagagaaaggaaaagaagaagattatCGCCAGCCATGCTGATGAACGATCAGGAAAGCTGCGCAAGGTTGGATGCGGATTCAAGCTCCGGTGCAAAGAGGACATCTGGTGGACGGACAGCGGGAAAAGATGTTGCTTACCCTTCAGATTTTCCAGGCCCAAAGAGTCTTGCTGAGCTTAGAGGTGCAAAAGCTTCTCAGACCTCCTACGACGAGAAAAGATTAAGTTCCAGCGAAACTGCAGATCATCAGGAATATGGATCCTCCCTCTCTTTCGAAGGCCCACTGCCATTGAGTGTCATTCTCCAGAGGAAAAGAGAGGCTGCACCTGATAAGAGTGCGATCTCAAGCAATGGGGAAGGAGATAATCAAGGAGGTGCAGATGATCATGTTTGGGATCCTGCCGAGGATGGTGGGAATGTCCCTGAAGCATCCAAGGGTACGACGgttgatgaagaggaagaagtggGTAGGATCGCTAAGGAATTACTTGATGGTGAAGATGAAGTGGTTAATTATGAGGAGGCAGCTGAAGGCAAAGATAATGAATACGAGGTGGATGAAGATGACTTTGCCAAGATGGTTGGAGACCTATTGGTCTGA
- the LOC135636088 gene encoding organic cation/carnitine transporter 1-like, whose amino-acid sequence MDEFQELVVQSGEREPEARSAPRLELTVEEAIEEHVGSLGFAQLVHVFLVSLAWMFDAQNTLITIFSDAQPAWRCTSSSSSSSSSSSCSSSSSSDGMCGLDRCAWEWVGGNKTSIIAEWGLVCDRRFRAGIPASFFFLGSLFGSAVHGRLADSYLGRKKTVFLSCLLTSITAFLTSLAPNIWVYALLRFSNGFARSGIGICCLVLATETVGRKWRGQVGQYGFFFFTIGFLSLPLVAYPARTSWRTIYKVISLLPLVYSILIIPFVSESPRWLAVKGRTGEALDVLTKFAKLNGNKLPGNLAISNPIDTNAGSATKPESLWSSRWATRRIATIMVTGFAVGFVYYGFQLNVENLNFNLYFTVGVNALMEIPAVFIGSVFLSFANRRTLFSSSAFVAGVSCILCILFTKKPTTRGGNFAQLSAESVGFMAASTVFDVLYVYCVELFPANVRNLAVSKLRQSLMLGAAIAPHLVSLGRLSPWISFLIFGGLSIFGGLTTIWLPETKNAPVCETLEQQEKQEKLSSAPITEMELLDSSN is encoded by the exons atggaCGAGTTCCAAGAACTGGTAGTCCAGTCCGGTGAGCGTGAACCCGAAGCCCGTTCGGCTCCGAGGTTGGAGCTCACCGTGGAGGAGGCCATCGAAGAGCACGTGGGGTCCCTGGGCTTCGCTCAACTGGTGCACGTCTTCCTCGTCTCCCTCGCATGGATGTTCGACGCACAGAACACACTGATCACCATATTCAGCGACGCCCAACCTGCTTGGAGAtgcacatcttcttcttcttcttcttcttcttcttcttcgtgctCTTCGTCGAGCTCCTCGGACGGTATGTGCGGCCTCGATCGTTGTGCCTGGGAGTGGGTCGGAGGGAACAAAACCTCCATCATAGCAGAATGGGGCCTCGTGTGCGATCGAAGGTTCAGAGCTGGGATTCCTGcatccttcttcttcctcggtTCACTCTTTG GATCAGCAGTTCATGGCCGACTCGCTGACTCCTACCTCGGCCGCAAGAAGACGGTCTTCCTTTCGTGCCTCTTGACCTCCATCACTGCCTTCCTAACCTCCCTCGCCCCAAACATCTGGGTGTACGCGCTCCTGCGCTTCTCTAATGGCTTTGCTCGCTCCGGGATCGGTATCTGTTGCCTCGTCCTCGCCACCGAGACCGTGGGAAGGAAGTGGAGGGGTCAAGTCGGCCAgtacggcttcttcttcttcaccatcGGCTTCCTATCGCTTCCGCTCGTCGCGTACCCGGCGAGGACCTCATGGAGGACCATTTACAAGGTCATCTCCCTTCTACCCCTCGTTTACTCCATCTTAATTATCCCCTTCGTCTCAGAGTCTCCAAGATGGCTCGCGGTCAAAGGAAGAACCGGAGAAGCGCTCGATGTCTTGACCAAGTTTGCCAAACTCAATGGGAATAAGCTACCTGGGAACTTAGCGATCTCCAATCCCATTGACACTAACGCCGGTAGCGCCACCAAACCTGAGAGTTTATGGTCATCAAGATGGGCGACACGAAGGATAGCCACGATCATGGTCACCGGCTTCGCCGTCGGGTTCGTCTACTACGGTTTTCAGCTCAACGTCGAAAATCTCAACTTCAATCTCTACTTCACCGTCGGCGTGAACGCGTTGATGGAGATCCCGGCGGTCTTTATAGGTAGCGTGTTCCTGAGCTTCGCGAACCGCCGCACCCTCTTCTCGTCCTCGGCGTTCGTGGCCGGCGTGTCGTGCATCCTCTGCATTCTGTTCACCAAGAAGCCGACGACGAGAGGAGGCAACTTCGCGCAGCTGAGCGCGGAGTCTGTTGGATTCATGGCCGCCTCGACGGTCTTCGACGTTTTGTACGTCTACTGCGTCGAGCTGTTCCCTGCCAACGTGAGAAACTTGGCCGTCTCCAAGCTTCGGCAGTCGCTGATGTTGGGTGCAGCGATAGCACCTCATCTGGTGTCTTTGGGGCGATTGAGCCCATGGATTTCCTTCCTCATATTCGGTGGACTCTCCATTTTCGGTGGGCTAACGACGATTTGGCTTCCGGAGACGAAGAATGCTCCAGTATGCGAGACCTTGGAGCAGCAGGAGAAACAGGAGAAGCTGAGCTCTGCACCTATCACAGAGATGGAGTTGTTGGATAGTAGCAACTGA